TATGATTAGGTTACCCACATCATAGCAAATAAAAGTTTATGTCACAGAAAAAGCATCCATGTCCGCCGGAAATTATATCATCTGACGTAGTTGCATCGAGTCGATTATTTAGTGTTGAATCTTTATCCTTACAATTTTCAAACGGTGAACGAAGGCAATATGAACGGATTAAAGGCGGTGGTCGTGGTGCGGTAATGATTGTGCCAATAACGGCTGAAAATGAACTATTATTAGTGAGAGAATACTGTGCAGGCACACATGACTATCAACTGGGTTTCCCCAAAGGGCTTATTGACCCTGGAGAGACGCCGGTTGAAGCGGGTAACAGAGAGTTAAAAGAAGAGGTTGGTTTTGGCGCAAATGAATTTGTCGACCTAAAAACGGTTTCTTTAGCCCCCAGCTATTTCAAAGCACAAATGCATATTTTATTTGCAAAAGATTTATACCCAGAGCAATTAGAAGGGGATGAGCCAGAGCCGCTAGTTGTGGTGAAGTGGCCTCTGGATGATTGGCAATCTTTACTGGATCAAAGTGACTTTACCGAAGCGCGAAGTGTGGCTGCACTGTTGTTACTACAGCAGTATTTATTGAAGGAGGTTTAAATTGCAAACCTACTTAGAACCTTGTATTGAGCTTGCGCAATTGGCAGGTCAAGCCATTATGGCGATTTATCAGCAAGATGATATCGGTCAGCAGGAAAAGTCAGATCATACACCAGTGACAGCCGCTGATTTAGCGGCCAATGAGGTATTATTGAATGGCTTGAAGTCCCTCGCGCCTGATATTCCAGTGATGTCTGAAGAAACACCTATTCCGCCGCTTGAGCAGCGACAAGATTGGCAGCGTTATTGGCTTCTGGATCCGATGGATGGGACCGGTGAGTTTATTTTGCAAAGTGGTGACTTTGCGGTCAATATTGCGTTGATTGAGGGGAATCAGCCAGTGCTTGGGGTAATCCATTGGCCAGCTAAAAATGTTACCTATTTTGCGACTAAAGGGGCGGGGGCGTATAAGCGATCAGGTGCGACCGATGAGCAAATATTTGTAGCGTCGCCTGATACGTTGACGCTTGCTGTGAGCCGCAGACAAAAAATTGAGGCGGTGAGTCAGTACCTAAACAGTCAGTTTGATACGATTGCACTGGGCTCTTGCTCATTAAAAGCTTGTATTATCGCTGAAGGTAAAGCGGATTGCTTTTTACGTGTCGGTCCAACTGGTGAGTGGGATACGGGCGCCTCTCAAGTGATTGTAGAAGAAGCGGGTGGGTGTATTACGGATGCACAATTTAATCCGTTAACTTACAACCAACGCGAAACGACCGAAAACCCTGACTTTATCGTTATGGGTCACCCTGATTGGCAATTTCAGAAGTTGATCAGTCCTCATCAGAGGTAAATGGTGATGTTCTGACTGCGTATTTTTGTCATGTTAGGCTGGTAAAATACGCGGTTAGCACGGTACGCTTTTTACTTAAATACGTGCTTTTATAAAGAAAAACACAGTTTTGCCGTATTTTTGTTCATTTGAACAATTATTTTCTGTCAAATCCTTGCAATAAAAATAAATTTAGATATTATAGCGACCTCTTTAAGGAAGAGCCTAAAAGCACTTACTTAAAGAAGCATCTCTTATTGATGCATACAGGCGCGGGATGGAGCAGCCTGGTAGCTCGTCGGGCTCATAACCCGAAGGTCGTCGGTTCAAATCCGGCTCCCGCAACCAACTTCTTGGTTAAGAAAGAAGTAAAACAAACTTAACATTACAGGCGCGGGATGGAGCAGCCTGGTAGCTCGTCGGGCTCATAACCCGAAGGTCGTCGGTTCAAATCCGGCTCCCGCAACCAACTTCTTAAGTTAAGAAAGAAGTAAAACAAACTTAACAATACAGGCGCGGGATGGAGCAGCCTGGTAGCTCGTCGGGCTCATAACCCGAAGGTCGTCGGTTCAAATCCGGCTCCCGCAACCAATCCCTGTATATTGAAAAATATTCTCTCTTTAGAATATAATTCCTTATTTAATCTTTATTTTTCTGATTGCTTTTTCACACTACCAATTTTTAAGCTTCCGCTTTGAGCCCTTTTGCTTGGCCATGTTGCTATGGATCTAAATTAAATATTACTGAACACAATATTATATTATGCTACTGATGACGTCATAATTTTAGAAGTTGTTATATCCGTGCTTTTCAGTTTTAGCAAGGCCGTCTTGATTTGTGGAGCCGAGACTATTCCAGCAATACTTGTATAGTTTATTTGGGGTAATTTAACTCAACATAAGGGCAATGTAGCTGGGTAGTAATCATATTAGCAGGAAAAATGCTGGGACCACTTGTTTTGCCCCAGCATCGAAATGTGAATAGGTTTTTTAACCGTCTAGAATCAGCTACTTTAAACCAAGCCCCTGAGTATGGAAGTTACGTGAGTGTGTATTTCTAGCATTTATGCTAAACACAATCGTACTTAGTCACTAATGAACTGAGCAATACCTTCGTCTGGCACCGCTTATCAACAATATACATAAACTAAATAGAGAGAAGCTACCACCGCCGCTGTCAGCATTGTTACTAGCCTGGGTTGCTGCAGATTTCTCAATAGTCATTACATTGATTGTTTTTGATGCTTTAGCACCAGTCTCATCTGTCACCGTGACCACAAATTTATCTGCTCCTAAACTGCTAACATTCGCAGTATACGTCAACACGCCTTGAGCATTTATTGTCGCGGTGCCATTCGTTGCTTGCTCAGTAATTTCAAACTGCAGTTTACCGCCATCAACATTAACAACATCAAGGGTCGAAGAGTGGCTTTCACCGCTGATCACTGATATGTTCTCAGCGTCACCTTTAAAAGAAGGTGCGTCGTACACTG
This genomic window from Pseudoalteromonas luteoviolacea contains:
- the nudE gene encoding ADP compounds hydrolase NudE, which codes for MSQKKHPCPPEIISSDVVASSRLFSVESLSLQFSNGERRQYERIKGGGRGAVMIVPITAENELLLVREYCAGTHDYQLGFPKGLIDPGETPVEAGNRELKEEVGFGANEFVDLKTVSLAPSYFKAQMHILFAKDLYPEQLEGDEPEPLVVVKWPLDDWQSLLDQSDFTEARSVAALLLLQQYLLKEV
- the cysQ gene encoding 3'(2'),5'-bisphosphate nucleotidase CysQ, translated to MQTYLEPCIELAQLAGQAIMAIYQQDDIGQQEKSDHTPVTAADLAANEVLLNGLKSLAPDIPVMSEETPIPPLEQRQDWQRYWLLDPMDGTGEFILQSGDFAVNIALIEGNQPVLGVIHWPAKNVTYFATKGAGAYKRSGATDEQIFVASPDTLTLAVSRRQKIEAVSQYLNSQFDTIALGSCSLKACIIAEGKADCFLRVGPTGEWDTGASQVIVEEAGGCITDAQFNPLTYNQRETTENPDFIVMGHPDWQFQKLISPHQR